In the Deltaproteobacteria bacterium genome, one interval contains:
- a CDS encoding ParA family protein: MRCIAVMNQKGGCGKTTSVVSLAGCLAAEGHSVLVIDMDPQAHATLGLGVDPEEVDENLYEVLSEPDGAGAKLDEVITNASQNLDVAPSGVILSALEQKLGAEGARGRTERLAAAIAKLEKRYDFVLIDCPPNVGILTFNALRAAQEVIIPLETSYYSMHGVGKLLETIGLLEDRIGHSLKIRILPTLFDGRTRFAKRALAEIRETYKDLVFDTVIRSNVRLREAAQRGIPIAKLDRRSYGFVDYMSLALEVLYDREEEQQPAKPAAAKPDPIELASAAAKGVVFTFKNPNVNEVQLAGDFNNWIPDQGVETRLGPNGTWEKVVRLGPGVYQYRYFVDGEWQPDPSNPRRVEGPAGGVNSVLIIS, translated from the coding sequence ATGCGCTGCATCGCGGTGATGAACCAGAAGGGTGGCTGCGGCAAGACCACCAGCGTGGTGAGTCTCGCCGGGTGTCTCGCGGCCGAAGGTCATTCGGTTCTCGTGATCGACATGGACCCGCAAGCGCACGCGACGCTCGGCCTCGGCGTCGACCCCGAAGAGGTCGACGAGAACCTGTACGAAGTGCTCTCGGAGCCGGACGGCGCGGGCGCGAAGCTCGACGAGGTGATCACCAACGCCTCTCAGAACCTCGACGTCGCACCCTCCGGGGTGATCCTCTCCGCGCTCGAGCAGAAGCTCGGCGCGGAAGGAGCGCGGGGGCGCACCGAGCGGCTGGCCGCGGCGATCGCAAAGCTCGAGAAGCGCTACGACTTCGTGCTGATCGACTGTCCGCCCAACGTCGGGATCCTGACCTTCAACGCGCTTCGCGCGGCACAGGAGGTGATCATCCCGCTCGAGACCAGCTACTACTCGATGCACGGCGTGGGCAAGCTGCTCGAGACGATCGGATTGCTCGAGGATCGGATCGGACACTCGCTCAAGATCCGCATCCTGCCGACGCTCTTCGACGGGCGAACGCGCTTCGCGAAGCGCGCGCTCGCCGAGATCCGCGAGACCTACAAGGATCTGGTCTTCGACACGGTGATCCGTTCCAACGTGCGGCTGCGCGAGGCGGCGCAGCGCGGCATTCCGATCGCGAAGCTCGACCGCCGCTCCTACGGATTCGTCGACTACATGTCGCTCGCGCTCGAGGTCCTCTACGACCGCGAAGAGGAGCAGCAGCCCGCGAAGCCCGCGGCCGCAAAGCCCGATCCGATCGAGCTGGCCTCCGCGGCGGCCAAGGGCGTGGTCTTCACGTTCAAGAACCCCAACGTGAACGAGGTCCAGCTCGCCGGCGACTTCAACAACTGGATTCCCGACCAGGGCGTCGAGACTCGGCTGGGTCCGAACGGCACCTGGGAGAAGGTCGTACGGCTGGGGCCGGGCGTGTACCAGTACCGCTACTTCGTCGACGGCGAGTGGCAGCCGGATCCGAGCAACCCGCGACGCGTCGAGGGTCCGGCTGGCGGTGTAAACTCGGTGCTCATCATCAGCTAG
- a CDS encoding Ppx/GppA family phosphatase translates to MANSEQARPARIGVLDLGSNTVLLLVVDASGRVIRDVARITRLGQGVFASSSLAPDAVARTRAAISELASLARADGVDRLVAVGTEALRRARDGADFLARLVSEGWIDAARLLSGEEEAELAIEATRRSVGAHAAALAVIDVGGGSTEIAWRARADAPIAALSLPLGSVRLSEELLPRHPVPDADLARVRARVRSATQRLALALPNGLPSGCAVVAVAGTATTLAALELALETWDESRVEGMELGTGTLAAWIERLARLGVAERARLPGLDPGRADVIVAGLVVLEGVLDRLGASRFTVSGRGVRHGVALRALAGERVI, encoded by the coding sequence ATGGCCAACTCCGAACAGGCGCGCCCGGCGCGAATCGGCGTGCTCGACCTGGGCTCGAACACCGTGCTTCTGCTCGTGGTCGACGCGAGCGGCCGCGTGATCCGCGACGTGGCGCGCATCACGCGTCTCGGACAAGGCGTCTTCGCCAGCTCCTCGCTCGCGCCCGATGCGGTCGCGCGCACGCGCGCGGCGATCTCGGAGCTCGCGAGCCTGGCGCGCGCGGACGGGGTCGATCGCCTGGTCGCGGTGGGCACCGAGGCGCTGCGCCGCGCGCGCGACGGAGCCGACTTCCTCGCGCGGCTGGTGAGCGAGGGGTGGATCGACGCCGCGCGGCTGCTCTCGGGCGAGGAGGAAGCCGAGCTCGCGATCGAGGCGACACGGCGCAGCGTCGGCGCTCACGCGGCGGCGCTTGCAGTGATCGATGTCGGCGGTGGTAGCACCGAGATCGCCTGGCGCGCGCGCGCCGACGCGCCGATCGCAGCGCTCTCGCTGCCGCTGGGAAGCGTCCGGCTCTCCGAGGAGCTGCTGCCGCGGCATCCGGTTCCCGACGCGGATCTCGCGCGGGTCCGCGCTCGGGTCCGGAGCGCGACGCAGAGGCTTGCGCTGGCGCTGCCGAACGGATTGCCGTCCGGCTGCGCGGTGGTCGCGGTCGCGGGCACCGCGACCACGCTCGCCGCGCTCGAGCTCGCACTCGAAACCTGGGACGAGTCTCGGGTCGAGGGAATGGAGCTCGGCACCGGGACGCTCGCGGCGTGGATCGAGCGCCTGGCACGGCTCGGTGTCGCGGAGCGAGCGCGGCTGCCGGGGCTCGATCCCGGACGCGCGGACGTGATCGTCGCCGGGCTCGTCGTGCTCGAAGGGGTGCTCGACCGGCTCGGCGCGAGCCGCTTCACCGTCTCGGGTCGCGGCGTGCGGCACGGCGTGGCGCTCCGCGCGCTCGCTGGCGAGAGGGTCATTTGA